One window of the Cryptomeria japonica chromosome 7, Sugi_1.0, whole genome shotgun sequence genome contains the following:
- the LOC131053428 gene encoding E3 ubiquitin-protein ligase AIRP2 isoform X2 — translation MRLAYSPVAPLFLFLVQWTDCSLASTLGLLHILIYKVFSDGTTTMSIHERKASLREFYTVIYPSLVQLEGGLTEKEDKKQRAICMERYKKNADEERNKLSDLDLEREEECGICMETNGKVVLPTCNHSMCIRCYRDWNMRSGSCPFCRDSLRRVNSTDLWMFTSSGEIMDTETLNKENLRRLFNYIENLPLVVPESLFYVYDSHYDSYMK, via the exons ATGAGGTTGGCTTACAGTCCTGTGGCACCTTTGTTCCTTTTCCTTGTACAGTGGACTGATTGCAGCCTAGCAAGTACATTAGGTCTTCTGCACATTTTAATATATAAG GTCTTTTCAGATGGAACGACAACAATGTCAATTCATGAAAGGAAAGCTAGCCTTCGGGAATTCTACA CTGTCATATATCCATCCTTAGTGCAACTTGAAGGAGGCCTAACAGAAAAGGAGGATAAGAAACAGAGAGCAATTTGCATGGAAAGATATAAGAAAAATGCCGATGAAGAAAGAAACAAACTCTCAGACCTTGATTTGGAACGTGAAGAAGAATGTGGAATATGCATGGAGACCAATGGAAAAGTTGTGTTGCCTACTTGCAACCATTCAATGTGTATAAGGTGCTATCGGGACTG GAATATGCGATCGGGATCATGTCCATTCTGCAGGGATAGCTTGAGAAGAGTGAACTCAACCGACTTGTGGATGTTTACAAGCAGTGGTGAAATAATGGACACGGAAACGTTGAACAAGGAGAACTTAAGAAGGCTTTTTAATTATATTGAAAATTTGCCACTAGTAGTCCCAGAGAGCTTGTTTTATGTTTATGATTCTCATTATgattcctatatgaagtga